Proteins encoded within one genomic window of Camelina sativa cultivar DH55 chromosome 19, Cs, whole genome shotgun sequence:
- the LOC104767255 gene encoding glucose-1-phosphate adenylyltransferase large subunit 3, chloroplastic-like isoform X3 translates to MFERRRADPKNVAAIILGGGDGAKLFPLTKRTATPAVPVGGCYRMKQVLAATQTPGETGKKWFQGTTDAVRKFLWVFENRVYLFFEYAARGELCKELQKCKYFGDRCFSKKVSL, encoded by the exons ATGTTCGAGAGAAGGAGAGCAGATCCAAAGAATGTGGCTGCAATCATTCTAGGAGGAGGCGATGGAGCTAAACTCTTCCCTCTTACCAAGCGAACAGCAACACCGGCT GTTCCGGTGGGTGGATGCTATAGGATGAAACAGGTTCTCGCTGCTACACAAACTCCTGGTGAAACTGGGAAAAAGTGGTTTCAAGGAACAACAGATGCTGTCAGAAAATTTCTATGGGTGTTTGAG AACAGAGTTTACTTGTTTTTTGAGTATGCTGCTAGAGGTGAGCTTTGCAAGGAGCTTCAAAAATGCAAGTACTTCGGCGATCGCTGCTTCTCAAAGAAG GTTTCCTTGTGA
- the LOC104767255 gene encoding glucose-1-phosphate adenylyltransferase large subunit 3, chloroplastic-like isoform X2: protein MFERRRADPKNVAAIILGGGDGAKLFPLTKRTATPAVPVGGCYRMKQVLAATQTPGETGKKWFQGTTDAVRKFLWVFENRVYLFFEYAARGELCKELQKCKYFGDRCFSKKQVSL, encoded by the exons ATGTTCGAGAGAAGGAGAGCAGATCCAAAGAATGTGGCTGCAATCATTCTAGGAGGAGGCGATGGAGCTAAACTCTTCCCTCTTACCAAGCGAACAGCAACACCGGCT GTTCCGGTGGGTGGATGCTATAGGATGAAACAGGTTCTCGCTGCTACACAAACTCCTGGTGAAACTGGGAAAAAGTGGTTTCAAGGAACAACAGATGCTGTCAGAAAATTTCTATGGGTGTTTGAG AACAGAGTTTACTTGTTTTTTGAGTATGCTGCTAGAGGTGAGCTTTGCAAGGAGCTTCAAAAATGCAAGTACTTCGGCGATCGCTGCTTCTCAAAGAAG CAGGTTTCCTTGTGA
- the LOC104767255 gene encoding glucose-1-phosphate adenylyltransferase large subunit 3, chloroplastic-like isoform X1 — MFERRRADPKNVAAIILGGGDGAKLFPLTKRTATPAVPVGGCYRMKQVLAATQTPGETGKKWFQGTTDAVRKFLWVFENRVYLFFEYAARGELCKELQKCKYFGDRCFSKKVRLKSFFKLESN; from the exons ATGTTCGAGAGAAGGAGAGCAGATCCAAAGAATGTGGCTGCAATCATTCTAGGAGGAGGCGATGGAGCTAAACTCTTCCCTCTTACCAAGCGAACAGCAACACCGGCT GTTCCGGTGGGTGGATGCTATAGGATGAAACAGGTTCTCGCTGCTACACAAACTCCTGGTGAAACTGGGAAAAAGTGGTTTCAAGGAACAACAGATGCTGTCAGAAAATTTCTATGGGTGTTTGAG AACAGAGTTTACTTGTTTTTTGAGTATGCTGCTAGAGGTGAGCTTTGCAAGGAGCTTCAAAAATGCAAGTACTTCGGCGATCGCTGCTTCTCAAAGAAGGTAAGGTTAAAAAGCTTTTTTAAACTAGAATCCAATTAA
- the LOC104768236 gene encoding uncharacterized protein LOC104768236, producing MSETGDLYLELPEDDPFYHHKKTLLSCKGLGIKETLNLSGSLSEQLLNAALEKLLQFGRIANLDKVEVYFGEVACTPTGIYSVRNEISALSWILWLIPVSCNIQTHAVNLEALRAAVKGRISEVVGVEKEETRIVDSYGYEKESRLVEWGHNNGVKTKLQIAQIEGCGRGARASEDLIFGDVALEIPISSLSFGVDAIMELDGTLLLDEIMQAKELLRERYDELVPLLSNHQHVFPTELYTWEHYLWACELYYSNSMQIKFPDGKLKTCLIPVAGFLNHSVYPHIVKYGKVDTETSSLKFPVSRPCNKGEQCFLSYGNYSSSHLLTFYGFLPKGDNPYDVIPLDFDVIDDQDIETDFSSWKTHMLRGTWLSSNHDIFHYGLPTPLLNHLRRAHGLVHHSETDVSKS from the exons ATGTCAGAGACTGGTGATTTATATTTAGAGCTGCCCGAAGATGATCCCTTTTATCACCATAAAAAG ACGCTCTTGAGTTGCAAAGGTTTAGGCATAAAGGAAACATTGAACCTTAGTGGATCATTATCTGAACAGCTGTTGAATGCTGCATTGGAAAAGTTGCTTCAGTTTGGAAGAATAGCCAACCTCGATAAG GTGGAAGTTTACTTTGGTGAGGTTGCTTGCACTCCAACAGGAATTTACAGCGTTAGAAACGAAATCTCAGCTCTGAGCTGGATCCTTTGGCTCATACCAGTTTCTTGTAATATACAAACACATGCCGTTAACTTGGAAGCTCTACGAGCCGCTGTAAAAGGTAGAATCAGTGAGGTTGTTGGAGTGGAAAAGGAGGAAACTAGGATTGTTGATAGCTATGGATATGAAAAAGAAAGCAGATTAGTAGAATGGGGTCATAACAATGGCGTCAAAACCAAATTGCAGATAGCTC AAATTGAGGGCTGTGGACGAGGAGCTAGAGCTAGCGAAGACTTGATATTTGGGGATGTTGCTTTAGAGATTCCTATCTCAA GTTTGAGTTTCGGAGTTGATGCAATCATGGAGCTTGATGGTACATTGCTTTTAGATGAAATAATGCAAGCTAAAGAG CTTTTGCGTGAGAGGTATGATGAATTGGTTCCTCTTTTATCGAACCACCAGCATGTATTTCCAACGGAGCTCTATACATGGGAACACTACTTATGGGCTTGTGAGTTGTATTACTCAAATAGCATGCAAATCAAATTCCCTGATGGAAAGCTGAAGACTTGTTTGATTCCTGTCGCTGGTTTTCTCAACCATTCT GTATACCCACACATAGTGAAATATGGAAAAGTAGACACTGAGACGAGTTCCTTGAAGTTCCCAGTCTCAAGGCCTTGCAACAAAGGGGAACAATGTTTTCTTAGCTATGGAAACTACTCTAGTTCGCATCTGTTAACATTTTACGGATTTTTACCAAAAGGCGATAACCCGTATGATGTCATTCCCTTAG ATTTTGATGTCATTGATGATCAAGACATTGAGACTGATTTTTCGTCTTGGAAAACTCACATGTTACGTGGGACTTGGCTATCGAGCAATCATGACATCTTCCACTACGGCTTACCTACTCCCTTGTTGAACCACTTGCGGAGAGCTCATGGTCTTGTTCATCATTCTGAAACAGATGTATCTAAATCTTGA